The following nucleotide sequence is from Zea mays cultivar B73 chromosome 1, Zm-B73-REFERENCE-NAM-5.0, whole genome shotgun sequence.
ATAGTAAGTCAAAATCCAcctcagggcttgttcggttagctctcaatccatgtggattgagtgggattggatgggtttgaatcccaaacaagtcaaacttcttcattttttccaatctcatccaatccatgtgtattgggaataaccgaacaaggcctcaatacatttcaatcccctccaatccacatGGAATGGAAATAACCGAACAACGCCTCATGGTAGATAACTTATTTGTGACTGGAAGGAGTACAAGTAGATGTATGATCACTGTTACTTTTACTCCCAATTGAAATATAGAGATCATGAATTGACTGCTACATTTTGTTACATATATTAATTTAGAACATTTGTAAATATAAAAATGTATCTGCCAAGACAAATCTACATGTAATTCCAAACATTTCAAACAGGAAAAAACTATTTTGTGCTAACTTCAGACAACCCCCAAGAGCTTGTTTGGCTGTACTCATATCCCACTTCAATGCACATGCTGGGGTGGACCGTGGTGGAAACTAAACAAACTTATGACACCTTTTTACACAAGCTGTCTCTTTAGTTCATGATTAGGATTGATGATAACTTGGACTTCAGAAGAGTACTAATTTGTCGAGTACGAACTAACGTTTAGACTTTAGAGGAAGTTACCTTCTCAATGTTCTCTCTGATTGCATATTTGCACGCACGCTGGCAAATTTCTGTGATATCTGCTCCACTGAACCCTTGTGTGTACTTAGCAAGAGCATTCAGGTCCACATCCTTTGCCACAGGGGACTTCCTTAGGCAGGCCTTGAAGATCTGGAGCCTAGACTGCTCATCAGGCAGTGGAATGTAGATCAGCTGGTCAAGACGCCCTGGCCTCAGAAGAGCAGGATCAATGATGTCAGGCCTGTTTGTAGCACCAATAATAAACACAGTTTTCTTGGCGTTCATGCCATCCATCTCGGTCAGTAGCTGATTAAGCACTCTATCAGCCGCGCCTCCAGCATCACCCACACTACTTCCTCTCTGCAACATTGCATTAACATCTGTAAGACATAAAACATGACACCAAAAATAATAAAGAGTCAAGGTGAGACGTGTATAGACCTGAGTCGCAATTGAGTCAAGCTCATCAAAGAAGAGGACACAAGGAGCAGATTGGCGAGCCTTATCAAAAATTTCGCGGACGTTGGCTTCACTCTCACCAAACCACATGGTAAGCAATTCAGGACCCTTGACACTGATGAAGTTAGCCTGGCACTCGTTGGCAATTGCCTTCGCCAACAAGGTTTTACCACAACCAGGAGGACCATAAAACAGAACTCCTTTGGATGGAGACATGCCAAACTTCTCGAACTTCTCTGGATGTTCCACAGGATATTGAACAGTCTGCATCAATTTTGAAAGAAATTAGCAAATTGCGGAACATCAACAATAGCAAAAACAGAAGGTCAATTAGGTCAATTAGCATCTAATTACCTCCTGGAGCTCCCTCTTGACATTCTCCAGCCCACCAATATCCTCCCAAGAGACATTTGGGACTTCAACAACCTGGATCCAGAAATCAAACTAAGCAACCCAGAACAAGAGCAGCTAACACAGATAATTATAGGCAGGTACTCACAGTTTCACGGAGAGCAGATGGGTTGCTTGTTCCAAGCGCAGTCTTGAAATGGTCATTTGTAACAGCCATCGAGTTCAATATCTCTGCATCTATTGTCTCATCCTCAAGATCTATGATGTCCATCTTCTCACGAATGCACTGAAGAGCAGCCTCAGTACAAAGAGCAGCAAGATCAGCACCAACGTATCCATGGGTATCCTTTGAAATGAGTTCCAAATTAACCTGGAAATTTCAGAGAATGGACATCACGAGACGCTAGAAGAGAAGACAGAACCATATTCTAATCAGTGTGAAGTGCAATGCATCAAGAATAAATTATAGACACTTACATCTTCAGCTAGCTTCATGTTCTTAGTGTGAATACGGAGAACCTCAAGCCGGCCAACTTCATCAGGAACTCCAATGTCAATTTCCCGGTCAAACCTTCCAAATCTTCTAAGAGCAGGATCGATGCTGTTTGGCCGGTTTGTAGCACCCATAACAATAACATGGGAACGAGATTTGAGTCCATCCATAAGAGTCAGTAGCTGTGAAACAATACGACGTTCTACTTCTCCATTGGTCTTTTCTCTCTTGGGTGCAATGGAATCAATTTCATCAATGAAAATGATAGATGGAGCATTCTTCTCTGCTTCTTCAAATGCCTTTCTGAGATTGCTCTCACTCTCTCCTGCTAACTTCGACATAATCTCTGGGCCATTGATCAGAAAGAAAAAGGCTCCAGTCTCATTAGCAACAGCACGAGCAATAAGAGTCTTTCCAGAACCAGGTGGCCCATACAGCAATATGCCCTTTGGTGGCTTCACACCAATAGATTTGAAAAGCTGAGGATGGCGTAGTGGAAGCTCAACAAGCTCTCTGATTTGGGCCATTTGCTTTCTaactccaccaacatcatcataACCAACTTCATCAAGACGCTCCTCATCCTCTCTCTTAATAGGCTCCCCATCACAAAATATTTCAGTATCTGGGGCAACGATACAATATTCAGAAGGGTCAGTCTCTATCACTTTGAATTCCACGCTTCTCATTCCACCCCTGACAAGGAAAAGGTCTCCTTTCCTCACGGGCCTGTATGCTTCTAGGAAGTATGCTGCACAGTTTCACAAGGGGTGTTATTATAAAATGACAAAACTGCTGCAAGGTCTACATGAAATGGCAGAAACAATATACAAGCATATTAATTAGGTAGTATAAATGCCAGACTCCTCCTTTATCAGAACTCAGTAAACCATTGACAACAGAAGAAAAGAGAGCTACTTCAGTTGAAGTAACATGAGAAATAAGTGCCATGGAGCCATGCTGATGCCCAAAAAAACCTAGATCAACTAAGAAATTCACAAGATCAGGAACTTACGTTTCAAGAAGGCATCAAACAGGTTCCCTGTAATGCCTTCAACTGTATCATCAATTGGAAGAATGTGCACACGCTTCCCATATTTCACATCCTGGCACTGGTGGACAGAAACCACATCACCAAGCCTCACCCTCAGGTTCTGGCGGACAACCTTGTTCATCCGAACCTTTGGCTCCTCACAGGTTTCATCCGCAAGGACAATGCAAACAGTGTCTTTCCTCTTCTTACCCTACAACACAAAGCATAAGGTGAGAAATAGTTCCACGGACAAACAGTAGCCATAAAGAGACTTTAAAAAAGATAGGCCAACACATATCCAATTGCTCAATCCCTTGAACACACTTGAGTCACAAGTGCAGCCATCAAATCCAAATTATCACGATAGGGATCACAATTCACAAAAAAAGAATTTTGTATGCAGCACATCATCTCCATCTAGCAGAACAAGGAAGACAAATTTGAATAATACTAAATAGTGTTGATTCCCTGTTCTAACTATGAACAATGAGTTATTCATGCATTACTAAATAGTGTTGATTCCCTGTTCTAACTATGAACAATGAATAATTCATACAAAAAGAATGGTTGCTTTTAAATCTAGAACAGATGTATCAGGAGATTTGAACATAACAAACCAAGTATATTAAAATATGTTACTGAAGCAAGCAATAAAAGAAATCTAGATTACTATTACATTCAAATGAATCAATGGTGTACGAATGTGAATTGGTAAATTTCTAAAATCTACACACTACAGAAGCAAAGCAGAGGGAGCCCAAATACCCTCACTGCCTCAGCATACTCAAGTTCTCAAACAATACAACAAATTACAACATTAAACACTTCAGCAAGTACTTGTGACAAAAGCTAAGGTTATTTCTAACAGGTCTGCACTCTGAATACACGGAATTCAGGTCGAACACACACAGATCGGTCACGTGATAATACAATCTGCTAGATTAGCTCAACATCCCCAAGCTGCTGCAACAAGCTCAGATTAGCCATATCAGACCTTGAGGAGCACAGTATCGCCGCGGAAGAGCTGCAGCCTCTCCATGGTGTCAGGGTGCAGTGCGACGACGGAGTTATCGTCGTTGGTGGCCTCGTCGACGACAAGGCGGTTCGGTGACTTTTTCCTCTCTAGTATCGCCGTCGAgtagtccttcttctccttcctgcaCACGCCATCATTGGAAAATCATTACCAAACGAATACACCACCGAAACATTGACACCAAGCAACCCAGATCGGGTCCGGGAACCTCAACCCTAGGGCAGTAGGGCTCCACCAGATCGGATCGGACGGGGAGAAGAGGGAGCGACATCGTACGGATCGGAAGCAGAGGCCGAGGGCTCCCCTTGGCTCGCCATGTTGGGGATGGCGGCGCCGGCGGCAGAGGTAGTTTTCAGGCGGTTGGCCGGGGGTGGCGTTAATTGCAGCAGCACCGGCGAGAATGCGAGATGCGGAGGACTCAAGGAAGGGGGATTAGCTTTCCTTTATAGCTTCTTTCTTGCGGCGAGGGTTTGGAACTCGGAGAGAGCCACGTCACCTGGTACATCACTGACTCGCGGGGCCTGGACCAGTGTACGGCCCACATGGCAGGGAACGTTCTGGAGTCTTCTACGGTATGACTTCGAGCCGGAGTCGTCGTATGTGGGACCGTCCCGGTATATAGGGACCACGTGGAAGTGACGCAGATGGTGCGAGTGGGGACCACGTTTTACCGTTTTTAATGGTGCTCGTCGGATAAGACTATCAACAGGGCTAACAGGAGATGCGGAACTCTGTTTAGGCCTTATTCGTTTGTGCTGAATTAGTGGGTCGAAACAATTCATAAccggattgtttctctaatttatataaactttgattggctgcaacgattccgggtgcaatccgacacaaacgaacaaagccttaaggagtgtttgaatgtactaaaactaatagttagttggttaAAAATTATTAGTAAAATTAGCTATCTAATAAATAGTTATCTAATTATTaattaatttactaaaaatagctaatagctgaactattagttAGAGTGTTTaaatgtctcaactaattttagtcactaattattagttctagtgcattcaaacacccccttaatactATCTCTGTTCATAAATGTATAATACTATTGAATTTTAAAAAAACTTTGATCAATCGTcttatttaaaatatttatttaaaaatTAAAATTTTAAGTCAAGTATAAACTATCTTAAGTGATAAAGTAAATCAtaaaaaaataaatgataatttaTTATTTTCTAAATAAGATGGTGGtcataatttttttaaaaaaaatcaatgGTGTCTTATATTTATGAACGAAGGGAATACTATTTACAGAACTTACGATCTTAAAATATGAGATATAAACTCATGTTCTTATCTCATATACTAGgtggatgcccgtgcgttgcaacgggaagatAAAATATCACGATAACTCATGTACAAATGTGTTATAATATTATAGAAAAAGGTTACAAATGTGTTATAATGTTTAGGAAAGAAAACAAACCCACAACCTGTGCATTCACTGGGACCTGAAAACATTAGGTGGACTAACCTCTCCACAGGACGAAAAGGCAATAGAGTTGCAATTGCAAGCACAAAAAAAAGTGGCATGCACAAGAAAGTGTATATCATGGCAGATGTTCTTCGGACTTGGAAAATAAtacacgagaaaaagaagacatgGAAAATATATAGTTCTACACGCCTATTGTTGATGCACCATCGGTATTGCACGAATCAACTTGTCTTACAATTTCTAATAATAGTCAAATATGTCGACAACCGTACATTAATTTAATCTTTTTTAGCGATACTGATAAGTCGTTGTTGTATGTTTGGAGGGATAGCATAGCGGCATGAATTCTCCTCGTAACTTAATAGATCAATTACAAAGTTCCTTCGAagaatctttgcatcctacacacaaagacataagagaacaaaacgtcaaatttatattatgtaactgaaatgtatgtttgaacatgaACCAAACGTACTCCACTCACCCTATTAAATTCCATTCGTCTACCACTCCCCCACATGACCATAGCTTGTAGAACGAAGTAGCTTGTATTAACCCTATAGAATAATGTTTGGCCAACTATATTATATACAATGGTTATCATAGAAAAAAATTAAAATGTTGAGAACATGGTATTGAGAAAGTACTCTTTTAAGTCCAATGGAAGACCAGACcgaattgtatgttcccacttaaaaaTATCATCTGCCCATCCAGAACGTTTCTTATTGTAGGCAATCTTATATTTCTTGGAGGCCATGATAATTGCTTCTGCAaacctcttgtatggcatgtgTTTACACCAATCTTGAGTGGGTGTAAAGTCTATAAAAGTTACGTGCTTTTTACCATGATCGATTATGAAAAGTGCGTAGCATCCGTTGAATttccatggcataagaacctACAAAATACCAGTCATTAGGATTGCAACGAAGTGCCTTTTATAAATACATTCAaaatgaacacatacttacatattTACAACCAGTGATATAATAGTTCAATGAAGGCCAACAGTCGAGTGTTTTGGCTAACTCTTCTGCTGtaggatcctgatggtactttggaagtttaccaaaaccaaccattctctagatagatatatatatacatgtccacatGAGGATTATATGTATAGATACAATATATTACTACATTATTGATTGGAAACAAACTTACCCAGAAGCGCATGTCCATATAATGTTTTTTATCCTTTATCATTTCATCTTTCGACATATGTGACTCTTTAATGGCCAACAATCGAACAGCCATGTCAAAACATTTTAGAGTCATATCTAGATTTACCCTTAATACGTTTTGCAGGTCTTTGAcagatatttctatcttaaaaggGTTGAAACTTCGCACCCATGTCATCCTGTAATGCAACATGACAAAAGTATATATCAAAACTTTACGTAGTTGGTACATATAAAATAGATAAAACAATGAGCACTTACTCTAATGTCGTATCATCTTGGATTGTCATGATGTAATCACATAGAACATCTATTAAATCGGCTTTGGTCACTGGCATGTCCTTTGTGGAAAGGCCACTCAGTAAAAATTCATTAGTGCACTCATCGGTCGGGATTTTTATAGGAGTTCTTTTATCCCAATCATGAACAAACCACCTTTCTAAGTCTGCTTGAGTGATGGGGCCATCATCATCTTCCATCAATACTTCGTTTTCTTCAGATACACAaagtagtttcctcttcttaggatTTGTGGGACTATCTAATATCTGAACATCAGAGGAGCATCCAGCATCGACTTCTTTGTCATACTTGTATAACGAACACCCCTTTCTCTTGTTTATATCTgaagatagtaatatagcagccaaTTTTTTCCTAAAGTGTGACATGTCGTCCTGCAAATAAGAAACAATTTATTTAGCAATTATATGTATCAATTGGATTGACATAATAATAACAGAAGACAGCAAACAGATATTCATGTTATAGCCACATGTAATTTATTGTTAAAAAAGAGACCCATCAGAAAGTGCAAACTGCCAACAAGAAAATCTGTGCATGTGATAAATACGCAGATTGCAGTTATGTTCACAGTGTATGCAAAGCAAAACGACTGAACCAATCATAAAAAATCGTCGGTCGTACAACAAACAACAAAAGCGAGCACGACTTGGAACAGTAGGGATGCAAACAAGTCTGCAGCCTGAAAGAAAGCTCTACCACAATTCACGGCGTCCATGATGCACGCATAATGTCATAGTAGTAATAATATACCTGGGTAAAATTATCAGATAGTTCATCCCCTGTCCAGTATTCGATATAGTTTAGTAGAAAGAGGCCACACGAGGAGCTACATCAACCAGATGATAAAATGTCAAGATTAACAACAATGAATATTAATAGCAACACATAAGAATATATGGTGTACCTATCCGTTTGCTTTGCATATTCCATTTCTATTTCTCTAAGTGGCCAAGAAGCAACTCGGAGGTCTAGCCACCTGTGATCTTTTAACTCCTTACGCTGAGATACCATATCAATTTGTCTTTGTAGtccttttatctttattattattataaaaACATAGAATTAGAAGTTGAGATTTTAAGTTAATAAGGGATTCGTAATTGTTGAGTTTGTATAAACTCACAGTGTCAATGAGGTCATTGCGACCGGATGATGTACCAAGTGAGTCGAGCActtgtatctccatatttcttgCATTGATCACGGCAAGATGCCAGTGCATTTCTCGGATATTTATTGGAATAAACACCTACAAGTCAATTATAAATATTGCATAATAATACATGTAAACACTAACCGTGTAGATTGCAATCTCGTATTTACCATGTCATGGTCTAGATAAAGTAAAACCCTTCTTTCAGCGCTAGATATTTGTGCCATGTCTTTA
It contains:
- the pco097024a gene encoding Cell division control protein 48 homolog D codes for the protein MASQGEPSASASDPKEKKDYSTAILERKKSPNRLVVDEATNDDNSVVALHPDTMERLQLFRGDTVLLKGKKRKDTVCIVLADETCEEPKVRMNKVVRQNLRVRLGDVVSVHQCQDVKYGKRVHILPIDDTVEGITGNLFDAFLKPYFLEAYRPVRKGDLFLVRGGMRSVEFKVIETDPSEYCIVAPDTEIFCDGEPIKREDEERLDEVGYDDVGGVRKQMAQIRELVELPLRHPQLFKSIGVKPPKGILLYGPPGSGKTLIARAVANETGAFFFLINGPEIMSKLAGESESNLRKAFEEAEKNAPSIIFIDEIDSIAPKREKTNGEVERRIVSQLLTLMDGLKSRSHVIVMGATNRPNSIDPALRRFGRFDREIDIGVPDEVGRLEVLRIHTKNMKLAEDVNLELISKDTHGYVGADLAALCTEAALQCIREKMDIIDLEDETIDAEILNSMAVTNDHFKTALGTSNPSALRETVVEVPNVSWEDIGGLENVKRELQETVQYPVEHPEKFEKFGMSPSKGVLFYGPPGCGKTLLAKAIANECQANFISVKGPELLTMWFGESEANVREIFDKARQSAPCVLFFDELDSIATQRGSSVGDAGGAADRVLNQLLTEMDGMNAKKTVFIIGATNRPDIIDPALLRPGRLDQLIYIPLPDEQSRLQIFKACLRKSPVAKDVDLNALAKYTQGFSGADITEICQRACKYAIRENIEKDIERERRMKDNPEAMEEDEVDEIAEIKAAHFEESMKYARRSVSDADIRKYQAFAQTLQQSRGFGSEFRFSEQSATAGAAAADPFASAGAAADDDDLYS